The proteins below are encoded in one region of Eulemur rufifrons isolate Redbay chromosome 2, OSU_ERuf_1, whole genome shotgun sequence:
- the ANKRD63 gene encoding ankyrin repeat domain-containing protein 63, which yields MLKPKDLCPRAGTRTFLEAMQAGKVHLARFVLDALDRSIIDCRAEQGRTLLMVAVGLPDPALRARFVRLLLEQGAAVNLRDERGRTALSLACERGHLDAVQLLVQFSGDPEATDSAGNSPVMWAAACGHGAVLEFLVRSFRRLGLRLDRTNRAGLTALQLAAARGHGTCVQALTGPWGRAAAAAAARGSNSDSPPGRPAPEPSPERRRPSPRRLPRPLLARFARAAGGHGHGGEAGSTVKSSGRHRAQGSERPELGRSMSLALGTVTEEEAARLRAGALMALPNSPQSGTGRWRSQEVLEGAPPTLVQAPIGLSPHPEGGPGSGRLGLRRRSTAPDIPSLVGEAPGPESGPELEANALPLSVPGPKPWQAGTDAVVLHAQR from the coding sequence ATGCTCAAGCCCAAGGACCTGTGCCCCCGAGCGGGTACGCGCACCTTCCTGGAGGCCATGCAGGCGGGCAAAGTGCACTTGGCCCGCTTCGTGCTGGACGCGCTGGACCGCAGCATCATCGACTGCCGTGCTGAGCAGGGCCGCACGCTGCTCATGGTGGCCGTGGGGCTGCCGGACCCCGCGCTGCGCGCGCGCTTCGTGCGATTGCTGCTCGAGCAGGGTGCAGCCGTGAACCTGCGGGACGAGCGCGGCCGCACCGCACTCAGCCTGGCGTGCGAGCGAGGCCACCTGGACGCTGTGCAGCTGCTGGTGCAGTTCAGCGGCGACCCCGAGGCGACCGACTCGGCTGGCAACAGCCCGGTGATGTGGGCGGCGGCGTGCGGCCACGGGGCGGTGCTCGAGTTCTTGGTGCGCTCCTTCCGCCGCCTCGGCCTGCGCCTCGACCGCACCAACCGTGCGGGCCTTACGGCGTTGCAGCTGGCCGCTGCCCGTGGCCATGGGACTTGTGTGCAGGCCCTCACTGGGCCCTGGGgtcgcgccgccgccgccgccgcggcccgAGGCTCCAACTCCGACAGCCCCCCCGGACGCCCGGCCCCCGAACCCAGCCCCGAGCGTCGACGACCCAGCCCCCGCCGCCTACCGCGGCCTCTGCTGGCGCGCTTTGCGCGAGCGGCGGGCGGCCATGGCCACGGAGGCGAGGCTGGCTCAACGGTCAAGAGTTCGGGCCGGCACCGGGCGCAGGGCAGCGAGCGGCCCGAGTTGGGCCGGAGCATGAGCCTGGCCCTGGGTACGGTGACCGAGGAGGAGGCTGCCCGTCTACGGGCGGGGGCCCTGATGGCCCTACCAAACTCGCCCCAGTCAGGGACTGGGCGGTGGCGCTCACAGGAGGTGCTGGAGGGAGCGCCTCCAACCCTAGTGCAAGCCCCCATTGGCCTTAGCCCCCACCCGGAGGGCGGCCCTGGCTCTGGCCGCCTGGGTTTGCGCCGACGCTCCACAGCCCCAGACATCCCCAGCCTGGTCGGGGAGGCGCCAGGGCCTGAGAGTGGCCCGGAGTTAGAGGCCAACGCTCTGCCTCTCTCGGTGCCTGGGCCAAAGCCTTGGCAGGCGGGCACGGATGCTGTGGTGCTGCACGCTCAGCGGTAA
- the PAK6 gene encoding serine/threonine-protein kinase PAK 6 isoform X1, with translation MFRKKKKKRPEISAPQNFQHRVHTSFDPKEGKFVGLPPQWQNILDTLRRPKPVVDPSRITRVQLQPMKTVVRGSSVPVDGYISGLLNDIQKLSVISSNTLRGRSPTSRRRAQSLGLLGDEQWATDPDMYLQSPQSERTDPHSLYLSCSGGTPAGHKQMPWPEPQSPRVLPNGLATKTQSLGPAEFQGTSQRCLQLGACLQSSPPGTSPPMATGRRGMKAAKHGSEEARPQSCLVGSATGRPGGEGSPSPKTQESSLKRRLFRSMFVSTPATAPPSSSKPGPPPQSKPNSSFRPPQKDSPPSLVAKAQSLPSDQPVGTFSPLTTSDTSSPQKSLRTGPAAGPLPGRSSPAGSPRTWHAQISTSNLYLPQDPMVTKGALAGEDTGVVTHEQFKAALRMVVDQGDPRLLLDSYVKIGEGSTGIVCLAREKHSGRQVAVKMMDLRKQQRRELLFNEVVIMRDYQHVNVVEMYKSYLVGEELWVLMEFLQGGALTDIISQVRLNEEQIATVCEAVLQALAYLHAQGVIHRDIKSDSILLTLDGRVKLSDFGFCAQISKDVPKRKSLVGTPYWMAPEVISRSLYATEVDIWSLGIMVIEMVDGEPPYFSDSPVQAMKRLRDNPPPKLKNSHKVSPVLRDFLERMLVRDPQDRATAQELLDHPFLLQTGLPECLVPLIQLYRKQTSTC, from the exons ATGTTCcgcaagaaaaagaagaaacgcCCTGAGATCTCAGCCCCGCAGAACTTCCAGCACCGTGTCCACACCTCCTTTGACCCCAAAGAAGGCAAGTTTGTGGGCCTCCCCCCACAATGGCAGAACATCCTGGACACACTGCGGCGCCCCAAGCCCGTGGTGGACCCTTCGCGCATCACGCGGGTGCAGCTCCAGCCCATGAAG ACAGTGGTGAGGGGCAGCTCAGTGCCCGTGGACGGCTACATCTCGGGGCTGCTCAATGACATCCAGAAGTTGTCGGTCATCAGCTCCAACACCTTGCGTGGCCGCAGCCCCACCAGCCGGCGGCGGGCACAgtccctggggctgctgggggaTGAGCAGTGGGCCACTGACCCAGACATGTACCTCCAGAGCCCCCAGTCTGAGCGCACTGACCCCCACAGTCTCTACCTCAGCTGCAGCGGGGGCACACCAGCAGGCCACAAGCAGATGCCATGGCCAGAGCCACAGAGCCCACGGGTCCTTCCCAATGGGCTGGCCACAAAGACACAGTCCCTGGGCCCTGCCGAGTTCCAGGGGACCTCGCAGCGCTGCCTACAGCTGGGTGCCTGCCTGCAGAGTTCCCCACCAGGCACCTCACCCCCCATGGCCACGGGCAGGCGTGGGATGAAGGCTGCCAAGCATGGCTCAGAGGAGGCCCGGCCACAGTCCTGCCTGGTGGGCTCAGCCACAGGCAggccaggtggggagggcagccctAGCCCCAAGACCCAGGAGAGCAGCCTTAAGCGCAGGCTATTCCGAAGCATGTTCGTGTCCACTCCTGCCACGGCCCCTCCGAGCAGCAGCAAGCCAGGCCCTCCACCGCAGAGCAAG CCCAACTCCTCTTTCCGACCGCCACAGAAAGACTCCCCTCCAAGCCTGGTGGCCAAGGCCCAGTCTTTGCCCTCGGATCAACCAGTGGGGACCTTCAGCCCTCTGACCACCTCGGATACCAGCAGCCCCCAGAAGTCCCTTCGTACAGGCCCGGCTGCCGGCCCGCTTCCAGGCCGGTCTTCCCCGGCAGGCTCCCCCCGCACCTGGCACGCCCAGATCAGCACCAGCAACCTATACCTGCCCCAGGACCCCATGGTGACCAAGGGTGCCCTGGCTGGTGAGGACACGGGTGTCGTGACGCACGagcagttcaaggctgcactCAGGATGGTGGTGGACCAGGGTGACCCCCGGCTGCTGTTGGACAGCTACGTGAAGATTGGCGAGGGCTCCACAGGCATCGTCTGCCTGGCCCGCGAGAAGCACTCGGGCCGCCAGGTGGCCGTCAAGATGATGGACCTCAGGAAGCAGCAGCGCAGGGAGCTGCTCTTTAACGAG GTGGTGATCATGCGGGACTACCAGCACGTCAACGTGGTAGAGATGTACAAGAGCTACCTGGTGGGCGAGGAGCTGTGGGTGCTTATGGAGTTCCTGCAGGGCGGGGCCCTCACAGACATCATCTCCCAAGTCAG GCTGAACGAGGAGCAGATTGCCACTGTGTGCGAGGCTGTGCTGCAGGCCCTGGCGTACCTGCATGCCCAGGGTGTCATCCACCGGGACATCAAGAGTGACTCCATCCTGCTGACCCTTGATGGCAGG GTAAAGCTTTCGGACTTTGGATTCTGTGCTCAGATCAGCAAAGACGTCCCTAAAAGGAAGTCCCTGGTGGGGACTCCCTACTGGATGGCTCCTGAAGTGATCTCCAGGTCTTTGTATGCCACTGAG GTGGACATCTGGTCTCTGGGCATCATGGTGATTGAGATGGTGGATGGGGAGCCCCCTTACTTCAGCGACTCCCCAGTGCAAGCCATGAAGAGGCTCCGAGACAACCCCCCACCCAAGCTGAAAAACTCTCACAAG GTCTCCCCAGTGCTGAGAGACTTCCTGGAACGGATGCTGGTGCGGGACCCCCAAGACAGAGCCACAGCTCAGGAGCTGCTGGACCACCCCTTCCTGCTGCAGACGGGACTGCCCGAGTGCCTGGTGCCCCTGATCCAGCTCTACCGCAAGCAGACCTCTACCTGCTGA
- the PAK6 gene encoding serine/threonine-protein kinase PAK 6 isoform X2, producing the protein MFRKKKKKRPEISAPQNFQHRVHTSFDPKEGKFVGLPPQWQNILDTLRRPKPVVDPSRITRVQLQPMKTVVRGSSVPVDGYISGLLNDIQKLSVISSNTLRGRSPTSRRRAQSLGLLGDEQWATDPDMYLQSPQSERTDPHSLYLSCSGGTPAGHKQMPWPEPQSPRVLPNGLATKTQSLGPAEFQGTSQRCLQLGACLQSSPPGTSPPMATGRRGMKAAKHGSEEARPQSCLVGSATGRPGGEGSPSPKTQESSLKRRLFRSMFVSTPATAPPSSSKPGPPPQSKPNSSFRPPQKDSPPSLVAKAQSLPSDQPVGTFSPLTTSDTSSPQKSLRTGPAAGPLPGRSSPAGSPRTWHAQISTSNLYLPQDPMVTKGALAGEDTGVVTHEQFKAALRMVVDQGDPRLLLDSYVKIGEGSTGIVCLAREKHSGRQVAVKMMDLRKQQRRELLFNEVVIMRDYQHVNVVEMYKSYLVGEELWVLMEFLQGGALTDIISQVRLNEEQIATVCEAVLQALAYLHAQGVIHRDIKSDSILLTLDGRVKLSDFGFCAQISKDVPKRKSLVGTPYWMAPEVISRSLYATEVSPVLRDFLERMLVRDPQDRATAQELLDHPFLLQTGLPECLVPLIQLYRKQTSTC; encoded by the exons ATGTTCcgcaagaaaaagaagaaacgcCCTGAGATCTCAGCCCCGCAGAACTTCCAGCACCGTGTCCACACCTCCTTTGACCCCAAAGAAGGCAAGTTTGTGGGCCTCCCCCCACAATGGCAGAACATCCTGGACACACTGCGGCGCCCCAAGCCCGTGGTGGACCCTTCGCGCATCACGCGGGTGCAGCTCCAGCCCATGAAG ACAGTGGTGAGGGGCAGCTCAGTGCCCGTGGACGGCTACATCTCGGGGCTGCTCAATGACATCCAGAAGTTGTCGGTCATCAGCTCCAACACCTTGCGTGGCCGCAGCCCCACCAGCCGGCGGCGGGCACAgtccctggggctgctgggggaTGAGCAGTGGGCCACTGACCCAGACATGTACCTCCAGAGCCCCCAGTCTGAGCGCACTGACCCCCACAGTCTCTACCTCAGCTGCAGCGGGGGCACACCAGCAGGCCACAAGCAGATGCCATGGCCAGAGCCACAGAGCCCACGGGTCCTTCCCAATGGGCTGGCCACAAAGACACAGTCCCTGGGCCCTGCCGAGTTCCAGGGGACCTCGCAGCGCTGCCTACAGCTGGGTGCCTGCCTGCAGAGTTCCCCACCAGGCACCTCACCCCCCATGGCCACGGGCAGGCGTGGGATGAAGGCTGCCAAGCATGGCTCAGAGGAGGCCCGGCCACAGTCCTGCCTGGTGGGCTCAGCCACAGGCAggccaggtggggagggcagccctAGCCCCAAGACCCAGGAGAGCAGCCTTAAGCGCAGGCTATTCCGAAGCATGTTCGTGTCCACTCCTGCCACGGCCCCTCCGAGCAGCAGCAAGCCAGGCCCTCCACCGCAGAGCAAG CCCAACTCCTCTTTCCGACCGCCACAGAAAGACTCCCCTCCAAGCCTGGTGGCCAAGGCCCAGTCTTTGCCCTCGGATCAACCAGTGGGGACCTTCAGCCCTCTGACCACCTCGGATACCAGCAGCCCCCAGAAGTCCCTTCGTACAGGCCCGGCTGCCGGCCCGCTTCCAGGCCGGTCTTCCCCGGCAGGCTCCCCCCGCACCTGGCACGCCCAGATCAGCACCAGCAACCTATACCTGCCCCAGGACCCCATGGTGACCAAGGGTGCCCTGGCTGGTGAGGACACGGGTGTCGTGACGCACGagcagttcaaggctgcactCAGGATGGTGGTGGACCAGGGTGACCCCCGGCTGCTGTTGGACAGCTACGTGAAGATTGGCGAGGGCTCCACAGGCATCGTCTGCCTGGCCCGCGAGAAGCACTCGGGCCGCCAGGTGGCCGTCAAGATGATGGACCTCAGGAAGCAGCAGCGCAGGGAGCTGCTCTTTAACGAG GTGGTGATCATGCGGGACTACCAGCACGTCAACGTGGTAGAGATGTACAAGAGCTACCTGGTGGGCGAGGAGCTGTGGGTGCTTATGGAGTTCCTGCAGGGCGGGGCCCTCACAGACATCATCTCCCAAGTCAG GCTGAACGAGGAGCAGATTGCCACTGTGTGCGAGGCTGTGCTGCAGGCCCTGGCGTACCTGCATGCCCAGGGTGTCATCCACCGGGACATCAAGAGTGACTCCATCCTGCTGACCCTTGATGGCAGG GTAAAGCTTTCGGACTTTGGATTCTGTGCTCAGATCAGCAAAGACGTCCCTAAAAGGAAGTCCCTGGTGGGGACTCCCTACTGGATGGCTCCTGAAGTGATCTCCAGGTCTTTGTATGCCACTGAG GTCTCCCCAGTGCTGAGAGACTTCCTGGAACGGATGCTGGTGCGGGACCCCCAAGACAGAGCCACAGCTCAGGAGCTGCTGGACCACCCCTTCCTGCTGCAGACGGGACTGCCCGAGTGCCTGGTGCCCCTGATCCAGCTCTACCGCAAGCAGACCTCTACCTGCTGA